A window of Deltaproteobacteria bacterium contains these coding sequences:
- a CDS encoding 50S ribosomal protein L11 methyltransferase: MENNPLPSSFVLGAVSLSGRATPSEIIQKAMLSGFSSREARNALKKLVDGGALEYVCENATVYAVPSFAAPVRVGRRLFLCRPGMEHSLPFEGAIPVILREGASFGSGRHPTTRLCLGLLDEVMVAMPETLCEQALDVGTGSGVLAIAAVKLGIKRAIGLDREPDAIAEARNNAALNGVFDRIVISGGDAGAVSGGFCLILANLRAPTLVSLAGFFSEKLHKGGFLVVSGLHPEEADNYEAKAQTAGLRLSERRDEGAWSGLSFQKSTG; encoded by the coding sequence GTGGAAAATAACCCTCTGCCTTCATCCTTTGTTTTGGGCGCGGTAAGCCTTTCCGGGCGTGCGACGCCTTCCGAGATCATCCAAAAGGCGATGCTTTCCGGATTTTCGAGCCGGGAAGCCAGGAACGCTCTAAAGAAGCTGGTGGACGGCGGCGCTCTTGAGTATGTCTGCGAAAACGCCACAGTTTATGCTGTTCCGTCCTTCGCGGCTCCGGTAAGGGTGGGGAGGCGGCTTTTCCTGTGCAGGCCGGGCATGGAGCACTCGCTTCCGTTTGAGGGCGCGATCCCGGTTATTTTGAGGGAGGGGGCCTCCTTCGGAAGCGGCAGGCATCCAACAACAAGGCTTTGCCTTGGCCTTCTGGACGAGGTTATGGTGGCCATGCCGGAAACCCTGTGCGAACAGGCCCTGGACGTTGGCACGGGAAGCGGGGTTCTGGCCATAGCGGCTGTAAAACTGGGCATAAAAAGGGCCATCGGCCTTGACCGGGAACCTGACGCAATCGCCGAGGCCCGCAATAACGCGGCCCTAAACGGCGTTTTTGATCGAATAGTTATAAGCGGAGGCGACGCAGGGGCGGTTTCCGGCGGGTTCTGCCTTATTCTGGCAAACCTTCGCGCGCCAACGCTTGTTTCCCTGGCGGGTTTTTTTTCGGAAAAGCTCCATAAGGGCGGCTTTCTGGTGGTTTCGGGCCTTCACCCCGAAGAGGCGGATAATTACGAGGCAAAAGCTCAGACAGCAGGTTTGCGGCTGTCCGAAAGGCGCGATGAAGGCGCATGGAGCGGCCTTTCCTTTCAAAAATCAACGGGTTGA
- the tkt gene encoding transketolase, with protein sequence MSKIDLDELCVNSLRTLSMDMVQKANSGHPGAPMGFAAPASVLFTRVLKHNPKDPSWPDRDRFVLSAGHASALLYSLLYLTGYDLALDDLKNFRQWGSLTPGHPEYRHTKGVETTTGPLGQGVANAVGMAMAERFLASRFNRPGHPVVDHYTYVVCGDGCMMEGISGEAASLAGHLGLAKLVCLYDDNGISIEGKTDITFTEDVAARFTAYKWQVIKVADGTDLSAVAAAIDEAKEDKDRPCLIMVKTHIGHGSPARQDSPKAHGEPLGAEEILITKKNLNWPYEEPFTVPDTALSVFRGCVEKGQKAQKDWEGKFAAYKAAHPEIAAEYEALLAGKLPDGWDADLPFFGPETKPVATRAASGKALNAIAAKIPTMLGGSADLAPSNNTIIAGTGDFEPLHFDNRNIRFGVREHAMTAITSGMSLHGGVIPYCATFLVFSDYMRPAIRVAALMGISAIYVLTHDSVAVGEDGPTHQPVEHVASLRIIPQLTVIRPADANETVEAWKTAVSLKKPVALILSRQNLPVFDRTRYSAASGLSRGAYVMADTAGTPDVILIGTGSEVALCVTAADKLAERGVKARVVSMPSWELFAAQDESYRESVLPASVTKRLAVEAGVTYGWERFTGSAGKVMGIDHFGASAPGNTVLEKFGFTAEKVFEEALKLAGK encoded by the coding sequence ATGAGCAAGATTGATCTGGACGAGCTTTGTGTCAACTCGCTTCGCACACTTTCCATGGACATGGTGCAGAAGGCCAATTCCGGCCACCCCGGAGCCCCCATGGGATTCGCCGCGCCCGCGTCGGTGCTCTTCACCAGGGTTTTGAAGCATAACCCGAAAGACCCCTCCTGGCCCGACCGGGACCGCTTCGTGCTCTCCGCAGGCCATGCCTCGGCGCTTCTGTACAGCCTGCTTTACCTCACCGGCTACGACCTCGCCCTTGACGATCTCAAAAATTTTCGCCAGTGGGGAAGCCTGACTCCAGGGCACCCCGAATACCGCCACACCAAGGGCGTTGAAACCACCACCGGCCCCCTTGGGCAGGGCGTGGCAAACGCCGTGGGAATGGCCATGGCCGAGCGCTTTCTGGCCTCGCGCTTCAACCGCCCAGGACACCCTGTGGTTGACCATTATACCTACGTGGTCTGCGGCGACGGGTGCATGATGGAGGGCATCTCCGGCGAAGCGGCATCCCTTGCGGGGCACCTCGGCCTTGCCAAGCTCGTCTGCCTTTACGACGACAACGGGATTTCCATTGAGGGCAAAACCGACATCACCTTTACGGAGGACGTGGCCGCGCGTTTTACAGCTTACAAATGGCAGGTGATAAAGGTGGCCGACGGAACGGACCTTTCCGCCGTTGCCGCCGCCATTGACGAGGCGAAGGAGGACAAGGACCGCCCCTGCCTCATAATGGTAAAAACCCACATTGGCCACGGCTCCCCGGCGCGCCAGGACTCCCCCAAGGCCCACGGGGAACCTTTGGGGGCTGAAGAAATTCTGATCACCAAGAAGAATCTCAACTGGCCCTACGAGGAGCCCTTCACGGTTCCGGACACGGCCCTTTCGGTTTTCAGAGGCTGCGTGGAAAAGGGCCAAAAGGCCCAGAAGGACTGGGAGGGCAAATTTGCCGCATACAAGGCGGCCCACCCGGAAATCGCCGCAGAGTACGAGGCCCTTCTTGCCGGTAAACTGCCGGATGGCTGGGACGCGGACCTTCCCTTTTTCGGCCCGGAAACCAAGCCCGTCGCCACAAGGGCGGCCTCCGGCAAGGCCTTGAACGCCATAGCCGCCAAAATTCCAACCATGCTGGGCGGCTCGGCGGACCTTGCCCCATCCAACAACACCATCATTGCTGGCACGGGCGATTTTGAGCCCCTTCATTTCGATAACCGCAACATCCGCTTCGGTGTGCGGGAACACGCAATGACCGCCATTACAAGCGGCATGAGCCTGCACGGAGGCGTGATTCCGTATTGCGCAACCTTCCTGGTTTTTTCCGACTACATGCGCCCGGCCATAAGGGTTGCAGCCCTCATGGGAATTTCGGCAATCTACGTTCTGACCCACGACTCCGTTGCCGTGGGCGAGGACGGCCCCACGCACCAGCCCGTGGAGCACGTCGCATCCTTGCGCATCATCCCACAGCTTACCGTCATCCGTCCGGCGGACGCCAACGAGACGGTGGAAGCCTGGAAGACTGCGGTAAGCCTCAAAAAGCCCGTGGCCCTCATCCTCTCACGCCAGAACCTGCCGGTTTTCGACAGGACCAGGTACTCGGCAGCATCCGGGCTTTCCAGGGGGGCCTACGTGATGGCGGACACCGCCGGGACTCCCGACGTAATCCTTATCGGCACCGGCTCGGAAGTGGCGCTTTGCGTAACGGCAGCCGACAAGCTGGCGGAAAGGGGCGTCAAGGCCCGCGTTGTCTCCATGCCCTCCTGGGAGCTTTTCGCGGCCCAGGATGAAAGCTACCGCGAATCGGTGCTGCCCGCATCAGTCACGAAACGCCTTGCCGTGGAGGCCGGGGTCACCTACGGCTGGGAGCGCTTCACGGGCTCTGCCGGAAAGGTGATGGGAAT
- a CDS encoding YkgJ family cysteine cluster protein: MDHDFSEIFARYEALRAQTDSAFLRVSEAHPDCVACKSGCADCCHALFDLSFIEALYINSKFNSELDESSKGKILERADQADRKIALIKKEAYQAVKKGREADEVLSRVAWERVRCPLLGDDDRCALYEHRPITCRLYGIPTSIGGKAHTCGMSGFAEGTPYPTANLDAVHGRLLELSTEIVKTLPTKYIGLTDMLVPLSMALLTIYNDEYLGIRKPAPENGEPQKAGDTGKGD; the protein is encoded by the coding sequence ATGGATCACGATTTTTCCGAAATTTTCGCCCGTTACGAGGCCCTTAGAGCCCAGACGGATTCGGCCTTTCTCCGCGTAAGCGAGGCCCACCCGGACTGCGTCGCCTGCAAATCCGGCTGTGCGGACTGCTGCCACGCCCTTTTTGACCTGTCTTTCATCGAGGCGCTTTACATCAATTCCAAGTTCAACAGCGAGCTGGATGAAAGCAGCAAGGGAAAAATCCTGGAACGCGCCGATCAGGCGGATCGCAAGATAGCCCTCATCAAAAAGGAAGCCTATCAGGCCGTCAAAAAGGGCAGAGAGGCCGACGAGGTCCTTTCCCGCGTGGCCTGGGAGCGCGTGCGCTGCCCCCTTCTTGGGGATGACGACCGCTGCGCCCTGTACGAGCATCGCCCCATAACCTGCCGCCTTTACGGCATCCCCACCTCCATCGGCGGCAAGGCCCACACCTGCGGAATGAGCGGCTTTGCGGAAGGGACGCCCTACCCCACCGCCAACCTGGACGCAGTCCACGGACGCCTTCTGGAGCTTTCGACGGAAATCGTCAAAACCCTCCCAACCAAATACATCGGCCTTACGGACATGCTGGTGCCGCTTTCGATGGCGCTTCTAACCATCTATAACGACGAATACCTGGGCATCAGAAAGCCCGCACCGGAGAACGGCGAACCCCAAAAAGCCGGAGATACCGGGAAAGGGGACTGA